In Brassica napus cultivar Da-Ae chromosome A3, Da-Ae, whole genome shotgun sequence, the sequence aatgttttaaaacattttaccttgtgaaattacaccaaaaaaatatttaaaaacatcacAAAAGGAAGTAGTTGCATGCGTGATGCATGGCCAATCCTGAGATATATGGCGTACGTATGACGCAACTATTGAATAACAGCTGGATCCATACATGCATGTatgcatatatatgttttggatAGTTTGGGTCTGGATGATCTATATCAACGGTGAGATTTGAGAGTGGAAGGTAAGCTGGGCTTCAAAATCTTCACCTGAAATTGGGCTTTAGTCGTAGGCCCAACTTTGGTTTTGTCAGCTTGAGCTGATCCTCAGTGTTGGTCTTTACAAACGCGACACTATTTAGTACCTGAAGAAATGCCAGATCACTGAAGCCGACCCGTTTACCTATTCGGATCCGGTTAGATCTTGCCAGTCTGGATGTGCGTAGGTTTCGAGTTTCGAACCAAGGGGAAGAAAAAAGGTTCTTCTTTCTTTGCCTCCTCCTATGCTACTTGGGGCATTCTTCTCGATTGAAGCGAAGCATCTTGGCTCACGTGCTTTTTGACACAGACAATCACATGCCTCTTCCCAAAGGAGAAATGttatgtacaaataaaaaagagtAATCTGATAAAGCatctattaaaaacaaacattcGATAGTAGACAATTATACTGTTAGTTCtctcgttttttttctttactgtTAGTTCATGTTAATTAGACCAATAATACAATGTTATATGgtctttagtatttttttttctttctaaattgtattgaaaaatatttaggtATGACTGGTGACCATTTGAagaataatagaaaaaaataaaaaaaagaataaagaaaaataaaataaaaacaatgagTGGGAATGATTgttcattttcaaaaataatgagGAATAATTTTGCTTTGTTATTTTCTACtaaaaaagaaatgataaaGAATATAAAGGAAAATTAATTCTTTATGAATGGTGTATTTTTGTGGGAACCAATGCTTCTTCTCATTCTCTTGGTCACCAGTTACACCTTTAGAGAACACTGCATTCCTattcattctttcttttttccacCATTCACAAGTaacttttgatatataaagaataCATACAATTCTTCTTCGTTCCTCTTTATTTAGGGAAtaatagaagaaaaatatttccTATCAATATTGGCAAggaacaaaatagaaaaaaatggcAAATCTCTATTAACGTGAGTTGAACTATacaaaaaattaacatttttcttgatttttttcacGTTTAGTTTGCTTCCActatatatatgagaattatTATATTCACCTAACATAATACAATCAACTAAAGTTCTACAGCAAGAAGTACACACttttttcttacaatttttaAGAGAAAATTATAATACACGTGTATTAAGACTGAAAATAACATGAATATTTTATGTGTGCTTGTTAGATATCATGTCAAGTTCGAGAAACACTAGCGGATCACGGCtagtttaaaatgtttttaaaatatttttaaacaatagtTTCTAAAATGCTTTTTTAAACAATAGtttctaaaatgttttttatttaaactttttttatcattttgaatattttatatttaaaatgtttataaacaCTAGCGGatcattttgaatattttttatagaaaatgtttttaaacaatAGTTTCTAAATtactttaattaaaaatactcTTTCCTTTTAATTAGTGGTTATCATTCATtgcaatattttgtttcattttctttatgtattcatttcttttaatttgttcCTATTTATTCCCTTTGATTCGTTTTTCATATTATTCTACTTGTTTCCGAAAGAGGTCaccaattagatttttaatgttttttagtaTTGGCCTTCCACAGCGGCAAGCAGTAAGTAGCAGAGCAAAACGCAGAAGAAAgaaacgttaaaaacaaaatattagcGGCCGGATCCAATAATTCAACGCGAGTGAAGAGTGCCACGTATGAAAAAAGCTTAGGACCAGATACGTGATTAGGTAAAAAAGACCAGGTACGGTAATGAATAAAAAAGGCCAAGTACGTTTTGTCAGTGGCCCTCGTGGTATTTCTTATCTGAAAGTAATTAATTTAATAGAAAATGCAAATCGGACGGTTGAAAGGATCATATCAACGGTAGAAAATGGGACACGTTATCGTTTCTGGATTAAGAAAACTTTGAGTATAAATATAAGAAGCAGAGGACAAGCTTTTTGTAGACTAAACTAAGTTGTAGAAGAagaacctctctctctctcttagaaGAAATCTTTGAAGTTTGGATTTAAGCTTTTGGGATAGGTATGAGATCGATTTGTGAATCTGTACCGGCGGCGAACTCTTCTTCTGCGTCTACTACGGTGGTGAACTCTATTCCGCCGTTTCTGAGCAAGACCTACGATATGGTTGATGATCCATTGACCGACGAGGTTGTGTCTTGGAGTAGCGGGAACAACAGCTTCGTTGTCTGGAACGTGCCTGAGTTCGCTAAACAGTTTCTACCAAAGTACTTCAAGCACAACAACTTCTCCAGCTTTGTCAGGCAGCTCAACACTTATGTAAGTATGAATTATCCATCGATGTGATTGATGTTCCTAAAGAATTTTCAATTCTGGTAGAACACTAACTTTGCTGAAGTGTGGATCCATATTTTGCGTATATAGtttgtcttttgttttgtaGATATCCTCTACTAGTATTTGTGTACATGTATATACTTCGTTGAGTgaagatatattattattttcttttctaagtgTAATGGTCTCAACCCATTTTCCAAAATGATTTTTGCTTAGGTTAAAAAGAAACATGAGgagaatactattttttttttgaattaatcaGGAAAATACTATCACATAGCTTTCTTTCCTATTCTTCTTTGCTTGTCTTACTTACCAAAAGGGTTCATCGAACTTTGCAGGCTTGTTTGGACATGTGCTCATATGTGTCTGAAGAGTTGGTTGCTTCAACAGTTCCATTTCTGCTCTAAGTCacaaatcaatattttctatCAGTTCAGTTGTCCCACGTTAGCTTTTCCAATATTGAAGTTTTTAATGGTCTTTATGTTTATACTTCTATGTACAATCTGTTCCATTCTTCATGCATCAATTTTTTTCAGGGTTTCAGAAAAGTTGATCCAGAACGTTGGGAATTTGCAAACGATGGATTTGTAAGAGGCCAAAAACAATTGCTAAAGAGTATTAACCGGAGAAAACCTTCTCAGGTGCAGCCTCAAAAGAAACCTCAAGTCCAGCACTCATCAGTTGGTGCTTGCGTTGAAGTGGGCAAGTTTGGactcgaagaagaagctgagagaCTCCAGAGGGATAAGAACGTCCTTATGCAAGAGCTTGTGAGGTTAAGGCAGCAACAACAAGGTACAGAACATCATCTGCAGAATGTGGGGCAGAAAGTTCATGTGATGGAGCAGAGGCAGCAGCAAATGATGTCGTTTCTAGCGAAGGCTGTCCAAAGTCCAGGGTTCTTGAACCAGTTTTCACAGCAGAGTAGTGAAGGGAACCAACACATCTCTGAGTCCAACAAGAAGAGGAGGCTACCTGTTGAGGATCAGAATGGGAGTCATGGGGTTAATGGTCTTAGCCGCCAGATTGTGAGGTATCAGTCATCAATGAACGAATCAGCTAACAGTGTGCTCCAACAGATACAAAGTATGAGTAGCTCACGTGGCTGTCATGAGCCCCTCTCCAACAATCATGGTAGTTTTCTTTTGGGTGATGTTTCTAACCTTTCAGACAATGGGAGCTCCTCAAATGGAGCATCTGGAGTTGCATTCAGTGATGTTTCATCCAATGGTGCAATGAAACCTCACGACCCTTATGCTCCAGCTGATCTGCTAGCTCCAAGGCAAGGAGCAGCAGCAGCTTCTGGGAGCTCAAGTTCGGATCTAGTTGGATGCGAGACGGACAATGGAGAGTGTTTGGATCCAATGATGGTTGTTTTGGATGAGTCAACGATATTAGGACGTGATGGCACCATAAATGAGTTGCTTCCTGGAGGTGAAGATTCATTGTGGGAACAGTTCTTTGGTGAGAGTCCAGGGATTGGCAACATAGATGAGCTTGTCTCGAGGTCAGTGGACAATGGGATGATAATGGAGCAGCTAGGATTACAATCCAACGTGAGTAATGTGTTGATTAACAATCAACAAATGAACCATCTTACTGAACAGATGGGACTTCTCTCATCAGATGTGCTTAGGAAGTGAAATCGCATCAACAAATGGATAATGACTAAAATGAGGTGTTATGTGTCTAAGTATCAagattgttcaaaaaaaaataaaaaaaaataagtataaaaaataaaaaataaaaataagtataaaaaaTAAGTATCAAGTATCAAGCTCTAGGTCTTGTACTTAACATttgcacccaaaaaaaaactggaaCGAGTGTGTAATCAAATGGAAAGAGTGTACTGAAATGTTGTCATATACAAAAGTTagtgttttttaaaagattttattcacatataaattgtcaataactgttatttaaatttgtataagAAAGTTAGAGACTCTCTCAACCAATACTGATGCACTATTTGTCAATCACAATTATTCACTTCACCAAACTGTATATACAAAAGTTAGAAGCCTCATTTCTTCTCAATACATAAAGCATTCATAAAAacttgggcaaatctccaaaatagcatctttctaagtttatatcacaaaaatagcactcaaaaacaaaaatgaccaaaatagcattttatcttttgaaaaatttaaatttttttatttttcaaaatttgaaatcttatccccaaaacctcacatctcaactctaaaccctaaaatctaaactctaaaccctaaaccctaaattttaaaccctaaaccccatcccttgaatgctatttttgtgacttttggccttgagtgctagtttgagaacaaaaacttgatttagtgctattttggtctttttctctaaaaactttGAGAACTATATTATAGGCAACTCCGCTTAGCTATGCgtgtactatatatattatgactATAATAGttacatatattttcatattttgagaTTTACTAATTTTTGGGTgatatgttttcatattttagcGCCTATAAATTACATACACACACTAGTGGGTGGTATAATTGGTTAGTTCATATTCAAAACATGTGTAAACCAATCTTTTTGAATTATCAAAACTGATGAGATAACATATCAAAAATCAATCAATTCAAATCTAACTAAATATAACCTGGAATAGATAAAGATATATGGAGCAAAAGTTAAAATACCTATATTATTttactaagaaaaaaaacagaaataaaaatgattattttagcaaaaaaataaggaaaaaataGTATctccaaaacaaaatattgatgcaTGTACTATTTGGTCCATattacaaaacatatatatataatgccaATATGATTATTTTATCCTCAAATTACTGACTACTCTTGAGGCATATATTGTGTGCGTGTGTGGGATCATTTTGAGACAAAAAATGGAAGAGACTAAATGGGTTATGCCCGATGGTGGTGATCTAGTTTCAATGAAACCTTGACATTCCCCCGCCACCACGAAACGAAGGTCTTCGTCACACAAAGTTAGTGCTTTTAGAGTTATTTACGAAGAACGATGGTTAGATAAATTAGTTGAACATATAATGTCTCTGATCTCTTCCATCACTCTATCTGTTGGGATTCATCAGTGAGTACGACAGAAAATCCGTTATGGATTGCGTCAAGATTTGGTGATGAAAATCAAACAAGATTGAGTAACTTAAACCAAGACAAAAACGTCATGTTAGGAAAAAGAAATGTCATTTTTATGGAGATATGGAAATCGGTATGATCCTGGAAATATTACTTTTATGGAGTTATGAAAGTTGCAagtattttggaattttttttaataggttTTTGGAAAAAGAGCGAATGCCCTAATCGACTATGTTAACCTAATAGACTACTATATAATAGGAACTCGTGTGTACTCTTTCTCCTTTGTTCAAGAAAAGACTTAACTTGGTTTGTGAGCTTTGGTTGTGAGAGAAAGATATGTTCTATATTCTTTGTACTTGAGATTATAATGGATTGCCTCTTGCCAAACCCCAATAAACGTAAACCATTCTAGTTGAACAATTGGATAAACAATTTCTTGTGTTCATCTTCTATCTTTTCCGCATTTTTCTTCCTATCTCTATTATTCTAAAACTTTCTTAGTTACGTCGTCGAATTCATCAAAGAATTTGTGTGTTTGATTCTGGTTCTTGAGTCAAACAGTTTCGTCGTTGTGGTTCAACACTATCAATAAACAACAATCAGCTTCACCTCTCTCAAATTAATCCAATCATTAAGAAAATGAAACCCGTCTCTGTAAAAATGAATCAACGTCCAATGAAGACGCCAACACTAACTTTTAGTGTTGATGAGAAGAACCTAAGTTTGAAGCgatacataaacaaaaaaagaagattagGATACCCATCATCCAAGCGTCCGACAACCAAGGTGTCAAGTACACAGCTCAAGCTTGTCCAAGAAAGCCAGGTTTGTTCGATTGTCTCTTCAAGATAGAGCAGCAGAAGATTGAGATAAAGGATTTCACTGAAGTGCTCTTAAAGGAAGCTGTATGCAAAAGcgtttgaatttaaatttagttattatttttttgttattgaactattattacttaaaaaaatattaaatgaagACACTTTTAAAATGATTGGTACATCAGTACATGGTTCAAATCATTAGTGGTCCAACAATGTGTGAGCAATCCGAATTTCTTACACTTTACAGAACATATTAAGAACTTTACAGAACATATTAAGAAGacattcaaatataaaaaaaagttgtccAACGCGCCAAGCTATTGCCACGAGCTACACTGCGCCAAATCTTTTTTGACCAAACAGTGAAACTCTATGGTGAATGGCGACGCCATCTGTGGTTTACTGCGGTTTCCATTCTGAGCCTCAAGCAAATGAAGCAGCAGTGAAGATGGAGCTAAGATGAGAAACCTTTTTAGAGACACTTGGCTTCAATTTCCTCAAGAGTGAGACCCTTTGTCTCAGGCACAATGAAGtatatgaagaagagagacaatACACATATCACTCCAAACCCACAGAACAATACTCCAGCTCCTAACAGCTCCTGCAGATAAAAAACAGGTGAGCTACAACCTCTAAAACTTGAAAATTTCTTGGTTATAGAATCTTTACCTTCATAGGTGAGAAAGCAAATGTCACAAGCGCGTTTGTGCCGAAATTCACAAGCACTGCTATGCTGATTCCTCGACCTCTTAGTTTTAAGGGAAATATTTCTGACATCATCAGCCAACTAATAGGGCCAAAGGATAACTGCAACATTGATGGTAAATATGTTTTGAGATCACAACTTAAGGTTGCCAAGAataaagtttgatgagtttagtcaaaaaaaaaagtttgatgagtttagtcaaaaaaaaaagtttgatgaGAAAAAAGCTTAACCTGATAGCAGCCCATAGAGTAGCAATGCAGCCACAGCAACAGCTGGTACATTATTATAAAAGATGTAGTACGACCCCAGGAGAAACAATGAGATCACCTGTtacacaattttaaaatacaaaagagGGTAAGTTTCTGAatcatttatatttagtttttttttgtctcataAAATCTAATAGACACAAAAAAACGACTAAAGAGGTCAGAGGACAAACCATGCCACTAACACCACCAAGAAGTAAGGGTCTCCTTCCAAGTTTGTCAATCACTATAATAGCAACTCCAGTCATAACCAACTGCACTAGTGAAGGGCCAGGTTAAGTAAGTTGACAATGATAAAACGGTTTAAAATGTGCTAAAGAGTATTCACATACTTATTATTACTTCTAATTAATACTGGTACATGAGATTGTACAACAAAGCATATGAATCCTAATTTAAACTAGAAGGAAGAAAACGAATACCTTCAAAAGACCGAGCAGAATTGAGATCCGAGCTGCATCAGTTGCAGCAGAGAAGCCAGCAGTCTAACATGTAATGTATAGTGGTACAAGGAAACATGTTAGGGTTCCCTCCTAGTGAAAAACAATCTAACTTTAACAGAGATGAAAATAGAACCTGTAGAATTGATGGTGCATAATAAAGCACACTTGGTTGCCCTGTTATCTGCCATTtgagaaaataaacaatatatatattcagataTTGTTCTTTTCTCCCAATTACATTTGATGAAATGACTGCACCAACCTGTTGAAACAAGACTAAACCTCCTGCTATAGTAAGAGCTTTCAAGCATTTGCCTTGAAACAGTTCACCAATTGTAGCGTCTTTATCCTCACCCACAGAGGAAAGTTCAGCTAAAATCTCGTTTACTTGTTCAGCTGCTGAGTCAACTGCAGCAGACCCTCTAAGTCGGCGAAGAGACTTGATTGCAGCCTGTTGAAGTCTCTCCACATCTCCTTTTCCCTGGATAGAGCGCAGTAAAAGCCACCTAGGAGATGCCGGTAGCCAACACATTCCTATTCCCATTATAATTGGTATAGGAATAACTGTTGCATACATGTAACGCCAACCAGAAACAACCGTAATCCAGAGGCTACCGATTCCATATCCTCCCTTCATAAAAATTACATGTGTCAGTTTAGCTTGGTGgacaaaaattatttcaaaatagaaaaactgaGAAATAAATTTTCTGAAGTTGGCAGAGATGTGAGAACTTACAACCATCCCAAAGACGGTGGAGAATTCCTTTAGTGATATCATACGTCCACGTATCTGACTAGGTGCAGTCTCAGCAATGTACATCGGAGCCGCGTGCATTGTCTAAATACATGGGAACATATCAGCTTACAGGTTAAGAAAAATGCTAAACAGTGTAGTCCAAATCTGCATGGATTGAATTCATAATACATGATACAAAAAAACATCTTACCCTGAACGGTAAACATATATATCTGGAAGAGATCACACATGCATACTCTAGTTTATGCAGGCAAATACTAAAAGTCCGTGACCAATCTTACCAGTCCCAGCCCGATGCCATACACAACACGTCCAATTATCAGGACAGGAAAGACAGGTGCGGTTGCAGTCACAATGGCTCCAACAAGATATAATAATGCAGCAGTAATCAgctcttttcttcttccttgaaaaaaaatcaatccaAAATTGAGTTTCTTTCAGATGGTGACGCTTCTACGTAACaaagattaaattaaaaaaagtcgGTAGAAACAAACCTATAATGTCGGCAACATTAAATGCCACAATAGATCCAATTAAGGCACCATAGTGTGAGCAACTAGTCTGCACAAAATTGTAAGCACAAATATTTTCCTTTCCACATCCTAATAGgaggaagaaaaaaacaacatgTACGTAGAAGAAGCAAGAAAGGTGAATTATAGACTCACAATGATACCAACATCCACTGAAGACAAGTTGTACCATGAAATTCCACTTAGCGTAGGGGACTGTACAGAAGGCCAAAGAAAAAGCAGagtaattaaaaaaactgtGAACTTTTGAAAAGGAACACAATGGCACTGCACGTGCAGGTGTGAACTATGAAATAGCTGTCATGTAAGTGGGGATATCTTCTAAATAATACATAAGCTTGGAGACAGCAGCTTAGAAAAGTTCAAACTTAAGTACCTTAATAGCTATGCACTCTTTTTTTCAGACAAAAGGTTAAAGCCATTACTTGAATAGAAAGGGTTGCACAAGAGGTTGCACCAATCTCATAGCCAAAAAGAAACGCTCCAAGAGCTGGGAAGAGAAACCTGAAATAAAATTACTTGTTTAGTAAGGTTCAAGACAAATCTACATCATCTGCAAACCCAACACTTGCTTTCTGTTTTAGCAGAAACATTGGTAATAAACTGTCAAAAGCAATCTTTGTGGGACCACAGTTGGTATTAAACACATGAAAACGACAGAACTCACGGGGGAATGGCTTCAAGAACACAGTAGTTTTCTGGGCTATGCTTTTGCTTTATTAGAGGTTCTTGTACTGAGCTAAGCCCACCTGAAGACGAATCACCAACCTACACAAGAACACCAATCTAAGATAAAGGACTGATAATATGGCTATTCCAAATCCAGGAAGGCTAAGGTCTAATCTCATGCTTAatatttctcttttctttttctttttttttgtaacacttatTGCTtaatatttctctttttttttcctttgttttgTAACACTGATTGCTTAATATTTCAAATCATGATTTCACCACGTTGCAGACATTTACAGGTAAGTTCAAATTGTTTCTCCAATGCAGAAGAATAAAGCCAAATCCTAACCAGTAACCTCTACATTGCATACATAGGCCCTTACCGTGATTGATAAATGAtaagtcaaaagaaaaaaagtgaaTCAAACAAAACTCAAGACGACGTGTAAGAGAGAAGTGCGTAACCTGTCCAACAGAAACGATCGATGGCTTCTTGGCATCACACCCCATGGCTGCCGTAGCTTGATATTGATTCCCCAGATACGTGAGCGTGGTTTGCTCAAGGGAACAGAGACTCAAGATCTCGGTCTCTTTGTTTGATACAATTGACTTTGTCTGAGTTTTGAGCTCAACGTGCGTTGATCTCGCATATGAGATATATGCTGTGGAAGAGAGGGGGGAGGACAATATCATAACTGCCATTTCAAATTAGGAAAGGTATCTGATAAAGAcaaataagttatatatttatgttagaGATAAGTTTAGACTTATAGAGATATATATGTTGCTCAATACGATAAGGTTGGATCCGACCTAACACACTTGTATAAATACTTTACCCTTATTTATCTTTATCTAATAGAAGGAGGaatttttctgtttttcatCTCTTTTGGTCAACCAAATTAGTTTCCTATTAAACGTGCATTCTCTACTAATAACAGTATAGATTATTTGGACAATCAAAAGATTAATTTTCTATAAACTTGATTTCTATGCtactaataacaaaaaaaacatatatattgttttgtcaAGCCAATTGGGCAAATCAAATTAGTTTTCTATTACCCTTGCTTTATGTGCTGACCAACTAAAAATATAGTCTCTTAAAGCGAGCCAGCAATGTGAACAATATTTTAATCTCTTGAAACAGAGCTTCTACATGAATTTTAACATGGAGTATGAGCAAACCCTTTAGTCTTTGCGTGACCTCTAGATCCTTGTTCAGCAAGTTAGTTACTGAAATCAAATAATACTTCTCCCTCGTACGGCATATTCATTCTCCtcctttttagcaaaaaaaaaataaaaaaatattcattctcCTCTTTGTAATTTACTTATCTTGCCTTCATTTAATTTTACTTCTGCAATTTACagaaactaatataaaataatgtaaggATTTCCCTTAATTTTTTCCAACTgaatattttcttatgttttcctTTAAAATGAGGGACTATTGGAGATGATTTTACTTGTGTTGTATACAACAATTTCATTTATAAATCAACATAATTACttcttacaaaattaattttgtactttatataactattagaataaataacatgcttttcaaaaaataaataatttgattgTTATGGATGGATCATTAAACTATGTTCAACATATAGTCCAGTGTACCATAAGcctactaaaataaattaacagaATATCCTCACATTACTTTCCTTCTTGAGTATAATTGTTTTTTCAGATTGAAAAAGT encodes:
- the LOC106438957 gene encoding heat stress transcription factor A-1e-like; translated protein: MRSICESVPAANSSSASTTVVNSIPPFLSKTYDMVDDPLTDEVVSWSSGNNSFVVWNVPEFAKQFLPKYFKHNNFSSFVRQLNTYGFRKVDPERWEFANDGFVRGQKQLLKSINRRKPSQVQPQKKPQVQHSSVGACVEVGKFGLEEEAERLQRDKNVLMQELVRLRQQQQGTEHHLQNVGQKVHVMEQRQQQMMSFLAKAVQSPGFLNQFSQQSSEGNQHISESNKKRRLPVEDQNGSHGVNGLSRQIVRYQSSMNESANSVLQQIQSMSSSRGCHEPLSNNHGSFLLGDVSNLSDNGSSSNGASGVAFSDVSSNGAMKPHDPYAPADLLAPRQGAAAASGSSSSDLVGCETDNGECLDPMMVVLDESTILGRDGTINELLPGGEDSLWEQFFGESPGIGNIDELVSRSVDNGMIMEQLGLQSNVSNVLINNQQMNHLTEQMGLLSSDVLRK